The following are encoded together in the Malaya genurostris strain Urasoe2022 chromosome 3, Malgen_1.1, whole genome shotgun sequence genome:
- the LOC131435366 gene encoding protein KTI12 homolog — MPLIIITGYPTSGKSFRAAQLQKILENRGKNVHVVSELCFIKLAGFDKNEHYRDSQKEKLVRSNMKSQALRLLNRDDVVILDGANYIKGFRYEIFCASKASRTTQCTLHCAITCEQAWAFNRIKGMENYHKDVFDALCLRYEEPQQQNRWDRPLFTIFPEEELEEENILNALYHQTALAPNLSTQNPPLSSTNYLFEMDNITQDIIARVMSARKLGLVGPVNVNNGSSVDIPSDINASQMNRLRRQFLNYMKQHTTADSKIEKLPSMFVQFINSNFK; from the exons ATGcctctaataataataactggTTATCCTACAAGTGGAAAATCTTTTCGAGCTGCTCAGTtacaaaaaattcttgaaaatcgGGGTAAAAATGTACATGTAGTATCTgaattatgcttcattaaactgGCGGGTTTTGATAAAAATGAGCACTATCGTGATTCACAGAAAGAGAAACTAGTTCGTAGTAATATGAAATCGCAGGCTTTACGATTATTAAATAGAGATGATGTGGTTATTTTAGACGGAGCTAATTATATAAAAGGATTTCGATATGAAATATTTTGTGCCAGTAAAGCTTCCAGAACCACTCAGTGTACATTACATTGTGCGATAACATGTGAACAGGCGTGGGCTTTCAACCGAATAAAAGGGATGGAAAATTATCACAAAGATGTGTTCGATGCTCTTTGTCTTAGGTATGAAGAACCTCAACAGCAAAATCGATGGGATAGACCTCTCTTTACAATTTTCCCAGAAGAAGAATTAGAGGAAGAGAACATTTTAAATGCACTTTATCATCAAACAGCTTTAGCTCCCAACTTATCGACACAAAAC CCCCCTCTAAGTTCTACAAACTACCTGTTTGAAATGGACAATATTACACAGGATATCATTGCCCGTGTGATGTCGGCACGTAAACTCGGTTTGGTGGGTCCGGTCAATGTGAACAACGGTTCGTCAGTAGACATTCCATCTGATATCAATGCTTCGCAAATGAATCGCCTTCGGAGACAGTTCTTAAACTACATGAAACAACACACGACTGCTgactccaaaatcgaaaaactcCCTTCAATGTTTGTACAATTTATAAATTCTAATTTTAAGTAA
- the LOC131435365 gene encoding carnosine N-methyltransferase isoform X3, which produces MDSSVEENEEEQNIFCNIIAAFKCYRKTALESVNRREAYVNSLPKNHQEMLTKYRELLQKLRCCIEANDNVIKHIVQDADCLFYNDSDNLFQSSNLKPLTMPKVRPQDIQKVQVTLKQIFRDWSIEGQSERNQCYKPIIDEITTVFSPLKCNVEDIKILVPGAGLGRLVYEIACRGYYCEGNEFSLFMLIASNFVLNRCIVENQCTFYPWVHQYVNNLCRNNQIKSVTFPDVSPTKFPPKGTMNMVAGDFLQVYKDLNYWDCIATCFFIDCANNIIEFVELIYSILKPGGIWINLGPLLYHFSDIIHENSIEPTYEDIMIIVISCGFKILKNRADVPSKYAQNPTSMHQNYLGIIYINCRAIVDN; this is translated from the exons ATGGACTCTAGTGTGGAAGAGAATGAGGaggaacaaaatatattttgcaACATTATTGCGGCGTTCAAATGTTACAG GAAAACTGCTCTGGAAAGTGTCAATCGCCGGGAAGCTTATGTCAATTCACTGCCCAAAAACCATCAGGAAATGTTGACAAAATACCGAGAACTCTTACAAAAGCTCCGGTGTTGTATAGAGGCTAATGATAATGTTATCAAGCACATTGTGCAGGACGCGGATTGTTTATTCTACAATGATTCAGATAATCTATTCCAATCCTCCAATCTCAAACCATTAACTATGCCTAAAGTTCGGCCTCAGGACATTCAGAAG GTTCAGGTGACACTCAAACAGATTTTTCGCGACTGGAGCATAGAAGGACAATCTGAAAGGAATCAGTGCTACAAACCTATAATCGACGAAATAACCACGGTTTTCAGTCCTCTAAAATG TAACGTTGAAGATATAAAAATTCTAGTTCCAGGTGCTGGACTTGGTCGACTTGTTTATGAAATCGCTTGTCGAGGATACTATTGCGAAGGAAACGAATTCTCATTATTTATGCTAATAGcttcaaattttgttttgaatag ATGCATTGTGGAGAATCAATGTACGTTTTATCCTTGGGTTCATCAATATGTAAACAATCTTTGCAGAAACAATCAAATTAAGTCTGTTACGTTTCCTGATGTAAGCCCAACAAAATTTCCACCAAAAGGAACCATGAATATGGTTGCAGGTGATTTTTTACAG GTATACAAAGATTTGAATTACTGGGATTGCATTGCTACTTGTTTTTTCATCGACTGCGCCAACAATATTATTGAGTTTGTAGAACTTATTTACAGCATTCTCAAGCCTGGTGGGATTTGGATCAATTTGGGTCCACTTTTGTATCATTTTAGTGACATTATACACGAAAATAGCATTGAACCAACTTATGAGGATATAATGATTATTGTTATATCATGCGGCTTCAAAATTTTG aaaaataGGGCTGATGTACCTTCTAAATACGCTCAAAATCCTACCTCTATGCACCAAA ATTACCTTGGAATAATCTATATCAACTGCCGAGCTATCGTGGATAACTGA
- the LOC131435365 gene encoding carnosine N-methyltransferase isoform X2 — protein MDSSVEENEEEQNIFCNIIAAFKCYRKTALESVNRREAYVNSLPKNHQEMLTKYRELLQKLRCCIEANDNVIKHIVQDADCLFYNDSDNLFQSSNLKPLTMPKVRPQDIQKVTLKQIFRDWSIEGQSERNQCYKPIIDEITTVFSPLKCNVEDIKILVPGAGLGRLVYEIACRGYYCEGNEFSLFMLIASNFVLNRCIVENQCTFYPWVHQYVNNLCRNNQIKSVTFPDVSPTKFPPKGTMNMVAGDFLQVYKDLNYWDCIATCFFIDCANNIIEFVELIYSILKPGGIWINLGPLLYHFSDIIHENSIEPTYEDIMIIVISCGFKILKNRADVPSKYAQNPTSMHQSEYNSIYLVCEKPDSVPIEMKK, from the exons ATGGACTCTAGTGTGGAAGAGAATGAGGaggaacaaaatatattttgcaACATTATTGCGGCGTTCAAATGTTACAG GAAAACTGCTCTGGAAAGTGTCAATCGCCGGGAAGCTTATGTCAATTCACTGCCCAAAAACCATCAGGAAATGTTGACAAAATACCGAGAACTCTTACAAAAGCTCCGGTGTTGTATAGAGGCTAATGATAATGTTATCAAGCACATTGTGCAGGACGCGGATTGTTTATTCTACAATGATTCAGATAATCTATTCCAATCCTCCAATCTCAAACCATTAACTATGCCTAAAGTTCGGCCTCAGGACATTCAGAAG GTGACACTCAAACAGATTTTTCGCGACTGGAGCATAGAAGGACAATCTGAAAGGAATCAGTGCTACAAACCTATAATCGACGAAATAACCACGGTTTTCAGTCCTCTAAAATG TAACGTTGAAGATATAAAAATTCTAGTTCCAGGTGCTGGACTTGGTCGACTTGTTTATGAAATCGCTTGTCGAGGATACTATTGCGAAGGAAACGAATTCTCATTATTTATGCTAATAGcttcaaattttgttttgaatag ATGCATTGTGGAGAATCAATGTACGTTTTATCCTTGGGTTCATCAATATGTAAACAATCTTTGCAGAAACAATCAAATTAAGTCTGTTACGTTTCCTGATGTAAGCCCAACAAAATTTCCACCAAAAGGAACCATGAATATGGTTGCAGGTGATTTTTTACAG GTATACAAAGATTTGAATTACTGGGATTGCATTGCTACTTGTTTTTTCATCGACTGCGCCAACAATATTATTGAGTTTGTAGAACTTATTTACAGCATTCTCAAGCCTGGTGGGATTTGGATCAATTTGGGTCCACTTTTGTATCATTTTAGTGACATTATACACGAAAATAGCATTGAACCAACTTATGAGGATATAATGATTATTGTTATATCATGCGGCTTCAAAATTTTG aaaaataGGGCTGATGTACCTTCTAAATACGCTCAAAATCCTACCTCTATGCACCAAAGTGAGTACAATAGCATATACCTGGTTTGTGAGAAACCAGACAGCGTTCCTATTGAAATGAAGAAATAG
- the LOC131435365 gene encoding carnosine N-methyltransferase isoform X1 → MDSSVEENEEEQNIFCNIIAAFKCYRKTALESVNRREAYVNSLPKNHQEMLTKYRELLQKLRCCIEANDNVIKHIVQDADCLFYNDSDNLFQSSNLKPLTMPKVRPQDIQKVQVTLKQIFRDWSIEGQSERNQCYKPIIDEITTVFSPLKCNVEDIKILVPGAGLGRLVYEIACRGYYCEGNEFSLFMLIASNFVLNRCIVENQCTFYPWVHQYVNNLCRNNQIKSVTFPDVSPTKFPPKGTMNMVAGDFLQVYKDLNYWDCIATCFFIDCANNIIEFVELIYSILKPGGIWINLGPLLYHFSDIIHENSIEPTYEDIMIIVISCGFKILKNRADVPSKYAQNPTSMHQSEYNSIYLVCEKPDSVPIEMKK, encoded by the exons ATGGACTCTAGTGTGGAAGAGAATGAGGaggaacaaaatatattttgcaACATTATTGCGGCGTTCAAATGTTACAG GAAAACTGCTCTGGAAAGTGTCAATCGCCGGGAAGCTTATGTCAATTCACTGCCCAAAAACCATCAGGAAATGTTGACAAAATACCGAGAACTCTTACAAAAGCTCCGGTGTTGTATAGAGGCTAATGATAATGTTATCAAGCACATTGTGCAGGACGCGGATTGTTTATTCTACAATGATTCAGATAATCTATTCCAATCCTCCAATCTCAAACCATTAACTATGCCTAAAGTTCGGCCTCAGGACATTCAGAAG GTTCAGGTGACACTCAAACAGATTTTTCGCGACTGGAGCATAGAAGGACAATCTGAAAGGAATCAGTGCTACAAACCTATAATCGACGAAATAACCACGGTTTTCAGTCCTCTAAAATG TAACGTTGAAGATATAAAAATTCTAGTTCCAGGTGCTGGACTTGGTCGACTTGTTTATGAAATCGCTTGTCGAGGATACTATTGCGAAGGAAACGAATTCTCATTATTTATGCTAATAGcttcaaattttgttttgaatag ATGCATTGTGGAGAATCAATGTACGTTTTATCCTTGGGTTCATCAATATGTAAACAATCTTTGCAGAAACAATCAAATTAAGTCTGTTACGTTTCCTGATGTAAGCCCAACAAAATTTCCACCAAAAGGAACCATGAATATGGTTGCAGGTGATTTTTTACAG GTATACAAAGATTTGAATTACTGGGATTGCATTGCTACTTGTTTTTTCATCGACTGCGCCAACAATATTATTGAGTTTGTAGAACTTATTTACAGCATTCTCAAGCCTGGTGGGATTTGGATCAATTTGGGTCCACTTTTGTATCATTTTAGTGACATTATACACGAAAATAGCATTGAACCAACTTATGAGGATATAATGATTATTGTTATATCATGCGGCTTCAAAATTTTG aaaaataGGGCTGATGTACCTTCTAAATACGCTCAAAATCCTACCTCTATGCACCAAAGTGAGTACAATAGCATATACCTGGTTTGTGAGAAACCAGACAGCGTTCCTATTGAAATGAAGAAATAG
- the LOC131435365 gene encoding carnosine N-methyltransferase isoform X4, whose protein sequence is MLTKYRELLQKLRCCIEANDNVIKHIVQDADCLFYNDSDNLFQSSNLKPLTMPKVRPQDIQKVQVTLKQIFRDWSIEGQSERNQCYKPIIDEITTVFSPLKCNVEDIKILVPGAGLGRLVYEIACRGYYCEGNEFSLFMLIASNFVLNRCIVENQCTFYPWVHQYVNNLCRNNQIKSVTFPDVSPTKFPPKGTMNMVAGDFLQVYKDLNYWDCIATCFFIDCANNIIEFVELIYSILKPGGIWINLGPLLYHFSDIIHENSIEPTYEDIMIIVISCGFKILKNRADVPSKYAQNPTSMHQSEYNSIYLVCEKPDSVPIEMKK, encoded by the exons ATGTTGACAAAATACCGAGAACTCTTACAAAAGCTCCGGTGTTGTATAGAGGCTAATGATAATGTTATCAAGCACATTGTGCAGGACGCGGATTGTTTATTCTACAATGATTCAGATAATCTATTCCAATCCTCCAATCTCAAACCATTAACTATGCCTAAAGTTCGGCCTCAGGACATTCAGAAG GTTCAGGTGACACTCAAACAGATTTTTCGCGACTGGAGCATAGAAGGACAATCTGAAAGGAATCAGTGCTACAAACCTATAATCGACGAAATAACCACGGTTTTCAGTCCTCTAAAATG TAACGTTGAAGATATAAAAATTCTAGTTCCAGGTGCTGGACTTGGTCGACTTGTTTATGAAATCGCTTGTCGAGGATACTATTGCGAAGGAAACGAATTCTCATTATTTATGCTAATAGcttcaaattttgttttgaatag ATGCATTGTGGAGAATCAATGTACGTTTTATCCTTGGGTTCATCAATATGTAAACAATCTTTGCAGAAACAATCAAATTAAGTCTGTTACGTTTCCTGATGTAAGCCCAACAAAATTTCCACCAAAAGGAACCATGAATATGGTTGCAGGTGATTTTTTACAG GTATACAAAGATTTGAATTACTGGGATTGCATTGCTACTTGTTTTTTCATCGACTGCGCCAACAATATTATTGAGTTTGTAGAACTTATTTACAGCATTCTCAAGCCTGGTGGGATTTGGATCAATTTGGGTCCACTTTTGTATCATTTTAGTGACATTATACACGAAAATAGCATTGAACCAACTTATGAGGATATAATGATTATTGTTATATCATGCGGCTTCAAAATTTTG aaaaataGGGCTGATGTACCTTCTAAATACGCTCAAAATCCTACCTCTATGCACCAAAGTGAGTACAATAGCATATACCTGGTTTGTGAGAAACCAGACAGCGTTCCTATTGAAATGAAGAAATAG